One part of the Meleagris gallopavo isolate NT-WF06-2002-E0010 breed Aviagen turkey brand Nicholas breeding stock chromosome 20, Turkey_5.1, whole genome shotgun sequence genome encodes these proteins:
- the STX8 gene encoding syntaxin-8 isoform X5 translates to MAPDPWLSQYDAACQLAQEVAERIQERSRHRRNGESSAKLNVIIRSSLQNLKEKIDQLKDSLLRAVSTHQITQLEGDRRQNLVDDLLTRQKQLQASYKNEGTEPDVISSCSPLHRQRCSQCLLRPSLLGTGCMLCVQRRWRWVPSSPTCCFWGQKTALLAGVQLLFIALSCSEAVKTCGATCCGFSRLERPLFSVPGVSKSALPAALEKSAHVV, encoded by the exons ATGGCTCCGGACCCCTG GCTCTCGCAGTACGACGCCGCCTGCCAGCTGGCCCAGGAGGTGGCCGAGCGGATCCAGGAGCGCAGCCGGCACCGGCGCAACGGGGAGAGCTCGGCCAAG CTCAATGTGATTATCAGATCGTCACTGCAGAATCTCAAAGAGAAGATTGATCAGCTGAAGGACTCCCTGCTCCGGGCTGTGTCAACGCACCAGAT CACCCAGCTGGAGGGAGACAGGAGGCAGAACTTGGTGGATGACCTTCTCACACGACAGAAGCAACTTCAGGCATCTTACAAGAACGAGGGCACAGAACCAGATGTGATCAG CTCTTGCTCTCCATTGCACAGACAGAGGTGCAGCCAGTGCCTGCTCCGACCTTCCTTACTTGGAACTGGCTGCATGTTGTGTGtgcagaggagatggagatgggTGCCTTCCTCACCAACCTGCTGTTTCTGGGGCCAGAAGACAGCGCTGCTTGCTGGGGTTCAGCTGCTGTTTATAGCACTGAGTTGCTCTGAAGCTGTTAAGACTTGTGGAGCAACCTGCTGTGGGTTTAGTAGGTTGGAAAGGCCACTCTTCAGTGTGCCTGGAGTCTCAAAGTCAGCTTTACCCGCCGCATTAGAAAAATCAGCACACGTTGTTTGA